One Bos javanicus breed banteng chromosome 9, ARS-OSU_banteng_1.0, whole genome shotgun sequence DNA window includes the following coding sequences:
- the VGLL2 gene encoding transcription cofactor vestigial-like protein 2 isoform X1 — translation MSCLDVMYQVYGPPQPYFAAAYTPYHQKLAYYSKMQEAQECNASPSNSSGSGSSSFSSQTPASIKEEEGSPEKERPPEAEYINSRCVLFTYFQGDISSVVDEHFSRALSQPSSYSPSCTSSKAPRSSGPWRDGSYPMSQRSFPASFWNSAYQTPVPAPLGSPLAAAHSELPFAAAADPYSPAALHGHLHQGTAEPWHHAHPHHAHPHHPYALGGALGAQAAAYPRPAAVHEVYAPHFDPRYGPLLMPAASGRPARLAPAPAPAPGSPPCELSAKGEPASAAWAAPGGPFASPAGDVPGGLGLSVDSGKRERGCGIPGPLLPCAPNWAEPGTPFSSPWRPQ, via the exons AAACTAGCCTATTATTCCAAAATGCAAGAAGCCCAGGAGTGCAACGCCAGCCCCAGCAACAGCAGCGGCAGTGGCAGCTCCTCCTTCTCCAGCCAAACTCCAGCtagtataaaagaagaagaaggcagCCCGGAGAAAGAGCGCCCACCAGAGGCGGAGTACATCAACTCCCGCTGCGTCCTTTTCACCTATTTCCAAGGAGACATCAGCTCCGTTGTAGACGAGCACTTCAGCAGGGCCCTGAGCCAGCCTAGCAGCTATTCCCCAAGCTGTACAAGCAGCAAAGCCCCGCGGAGCTCCGGGCCCTGGCGGG ACGGCTCCTACCCCATGAGCCAGCGCAGCTTCCCCGCCTCCTTCTGGAACAGCGCTTACCAGACGCCGGTGCCCGCGCCGCTGGGCAGCCCACTGGCCGCCGCGCACTCGGAGCTGCCcttcgccgccgccgccgacCCCTACTCGCCGGCCGCACTGCACGGCCACCTGCACCAGGGCACGGCTGAGCCCTGGCACCACGCGCACCCGCACCACGCGCACCCGCACCATCCGTACGCGCTGGGCGGCGCCCTCGGAGCCCAGGCCGCCGCCTACCCGCGGCCCGCCGCCGTGCACGAGGTCTACGCGCCGCACTTCGACCCGCGCTACGGGCCGCTGCTGATGCCCGCCGCCTCCGGGCGTCCGGCCCGCCTCGCGCCGGCCCCGGCCCCCGCGCCCGGCAGCCCGCCCTGCGAGCTCTCCGCCAAGGGCGAGCCGGCCAGCGCGGCGTGGGCCGCGCCCGGGGGACCCTTCGCGAGCCCCGCGGGGGACGTGCCTGGGGGTCTGGGCCTCAGCGTGGACTCAGGTAAGCGGGAGAGGGGATGTGGCATCCCCGGGCCCCTCCTGCCCTGTGCCCCAAACTGGGCTGAGCCGGGGACCCCATTTAGCTCTCCTTGGAGACCCCAGTGA
- the VGLL2 gene encoding transcription cofactor vestigial-like protein 2 isoform X2 translates to MSCLDVMYQVYGPPQPYFAAAYTPYHQKLAYYSKMQEAQECNASPSNSSGSGSSSFSSQTPASIKEEEGSPEKERPPEAEYINSRCVLFTYFQGDISSVVDEHFSRALSQPSSYSPSCTSSKAPRSSGPWRDGSYPMSQRSFPASFWNSAYQTPVPAPLGSPLAAAHSELPFAAAADPYSPAALHGHLHQGTAEPWHHAHPHHAHPHHPYALGGALGAQAAAYPRPAAVHEVYAPHFDPRYGPLLMPAASGRPARLAPAPAPAPGSPPCELSAKGEPASAAWAAPGGPFASPAGDVPGGLGLSVDSGLQPQDKSKDLYWF, encoded by the exons AAACTAGCCTATTATTCCAAAATGCAAGAAGCCCAGGAGTGCAACGCCAGCCCCAGCAACAGCAGCGGCAGTGGCAGCTCCTCCTTCTCCAGCCAAACTCCAGCtagtataaaagaagaagaaggcagCCCGGAGAAAGAGCGCCCACCAGAGGCGGAGTACATCAACTCCCGCTGCGTCCTTTTCACCTATTTCCAAGGAGACATCAGCTCCGTTGTAGACGAGCACTTCAGCAGGGCCCTGAGCCAGCCTAGCAGCTATTCCCCAAGCTGTACAAGCAGCAAAGCCCCGCGGAGCTCCGGGCCCTGGCGGG ACGGCTCCTACCCCATGAGCCAGCGCAGCTTCCCCGCCTCCTTCTGGAACAGCGCTTACCAGACGCCGGTGCCCGCGCCGCTGGGCAGCCCACTGGCCGCCGCGCACTCGGAGCTGCCcttcgccgccgccgccgacCCCTACTCGCCGGCCGCACTGCACGGCCACCTGCACCAGGGCACGGCTGAGCCCTGGCACCACGCGCACCCGCACCACGCGCACCCGCACCATCCGTACGCGCTGGGCGGCGCCCTCGGAGCCCAGGCCGCCGCCTACCCGCGGCCCGCCGCCGTGCACGAGGTCTACGCGCCGCACTTCGACCCGCGCTACGGGCCGCTGCTGATGCCCGCCGCCTCCGGGCGTCCGGCCCGCCTCGCGCCGGCCCCGGCCCCCGCGCCCGGCAGCCCGCCCTGCGAGCTCTCCGCCAAGGGCGAGCCGGCCAGCGCGGCGTGGGCCGCGCCCGGGGGACCCTTCGCGAGCCCCGCGGGGGACGTGCCTGGGGGTCTGGGCCTCAGCGTGGACTCAG GTTTGCAGCCTCAGGACAAAAGCAAGGATCTGTACTGGTTTTAG
- the VGLL2 gene encoding transcription cofactor vestigial-like protein 2 isoform X3, with translation MSCLDVMYQVYGPPQPYFAAAYTPYHQKLAYYSKMQEAQECNASPSNSSGSGSSSFSSQTPASIKEEEGSPEKERPPEAEYINSRCVLFTYFQGDISSVVDEHFSRALSQPSSYSPSCTSSKAPRSSGPWRDGSYPMSQRSFPASFWNSAYQTPVPAPLGSPLAAAHSELPFAAAADPYSPAALHGHLHQGTAEPWHHAHPHHAHPHHPYALGGALGAQAAAYPRPAAVHEVYAPHFDPRYGPLLMPAASGRPARLAPAPAPAPGSPPCELSAKGEPASAAWAAPGGPFASPAGDVPGGLGLSVDSARRYSLCGASLLS, from the exons AAACTAGCCTATTATTCCAAAATGCAAGAAGCCCAGGAGTGCAACGCCAGCCCCAGCAACAGCAGCGGCAGTGGCAGCTCCTCCTTCTCCAGCCAAACTCCAGCtagtataaaagaagaagaaggcagCCCGGAGAAAGAGCGCCCACCAGAGGCGGAGTACATCAACTCCCGCTGCGTCCTTTTCACCTATTTCCAAGGAGACATCAGCTCCGTTGTAGACGAGCACTTCAGCAGGGCCCTGAGCCAGCCTAGCAGCTATTCCCCAAGCTGTACAAGCAGCAAAGCCCCGCGGAGCTCCGGGCCCTGGCGGG ACGGCTCCTACCCCATGAGCCAGCGCAGCTTCCCCGCCTCCTTCTGGAACAGCGCTTACCAGACGCCGGTGCCCGCGCCGCTGGGCAGCCCACTGGCCGCCGCGCACTCGGAGCTGCCcttcgccgccgccgccgacCCCTACTCGCCGGCCGCACTGCACGGCCACCTGCACCAGGGCACGGCTGAGCCCTGGCACCACGCGCACCCGCACCACGCGCACCCGCACCATCCGTACGCGCTGGGCGGCGCCCTCGGAGCCCAGGCCGCCGCCTACCCGCGGCCCGCCGCCGTGCACGAGGTCTACGCGCCGCACTTCGACCCGCGCTACGGGCCGCTGCTGATGCCCGCCGCCTCCGGGCGTCCGGCCCGCCTCGCGCCGGCCCCGGCCCCCGCGCCCGGCAGCCCGCCCTGCGAGCTCTCCGCCAAGGGCGAGCCGGCCAGCGCGGCGTGGGCCGCGCCCGGGGGACCCTTCGCGAGCCCCGCGGGGGACGTGCCTGGGGGTCTGGGCCTCAGCGTGGACTCAG CTCGTCGTTATTCCCTCTGTGGTGCATCCCTCCTGAGCTGA